Proteins encoded by one window of Candidatus Odinarchaeum yellowstonii:
- a CDS encoding 4Fe-4S binding protein gives MVRKLGAMEPELLKHLNKKRATVLYPFEKIELPEAYRGLWSFDINKCTGCGLCAKDCPSGAIELKPTEKTKAGRYPINYVSRCMFCSQCQEVCPVGAIKMTPVYELSDYRKKIIDAEAPEGYRYEE, from the coding sequence ATGGTTAGAAAACTAGGTGCGATGGAGCCTGAACTGTTAAAACATCTCAATAAAAAAAGAGCCACCGTGCTATACCCGTTTGAAAAAATAGAATTACCTGAAGCTTACAGAGGTTTATGGAGCTTCGACATAAACAAGTGTACTGGATGCGGTTTATGCGCTAAAGATTGCCCTAGCGGCGCTATTGAGCTTAAACCAACTGAGAAAACAAAAGCAGGAAGGTACCCTATAAACTATGTAAGCAGGTGCATGTTCTGCTCTCAATGCCAAGAGGTATGCCCTGTAGGAGCTATTAAAATGACACCGGTATATGAGCTCTCAGATTACAGAAAGAAAATAATAGACGCGGAGGCTCCTGAAGGATACAGATACGAGGAGTGA
- a CDS encoding 2-isopropylmalate synthase: MNKRILVFDTTLRDGEQTPGVTLSPDKKIALARSLDDFGVDIIEAGMAVTSKGEYEAIKEIAKQGLKAKIYDGCRLNVKEVELALDIDVDGVQIIVPTSELHQRVKLGKTRQQIEDLLVEVISYAKDHGLEVGVSAEDASRTENSYLVQVAKKVEELKGDRFCYCDTVGVLTPETAYENIGELRKEVKIKMGIHCHNDFGLATANTIAALKAGADEFHSTINGLGERAGNAATEEIVMALKQLYGVELNLKYSKLFTLSREMANLTGVTVQPNKAIVGANAFTHESGIHTDGMMKDTRMYEPFDPEIIGRKRKYVIGKHSGKSIVKNMLKELGIELSEDQLLILVDKVKTLAEKDKLVTEADVVALAYDIIGSPRKEFVKLDELTVVTGNKITPFASVHIYANNKKYMASGTGVGPVDAAINAIKNATNMFTDIKLENYEVKSITGGTNALVDVAVTLKKGEVERKGRGVSEDIIAASVLAYLSAVNQILILPEETAKQINKP; the protein is encoded by the coding sequence TTGAATAAGAGAATACTAGTTTTCGACACTACTTTAAGAGATGGAGAGCAAACCCCCGGCGTCACACTATCACCTGATAAGAAGATAGCTTTAGCTAGAAGCCTTGACGACTTCGGAGTGGATATAATAGAGGCGGGTATGGCGGTCACCAGTAAAGGCGAATATGAAGCTATTAAAGAGATAGCGAAACAAGGTTTAAAAGCAAAAATATACGATGGATGCCGATTAAACGTTAAAGAAGTAGAATTAGCTTTAGACATAGACGTGGATGGTGTGCAGATAATAGTTCCAACAAGCGAACTCCACCAGCGAGTTAAACTAGGTAAAACACGCCAGCAGATAGAGGATCTTCTAGTAGAAGTAATTTCATACGCTAAAGACCATGGATTGGAAGTCGGTGTTTCAGCTGAAGACGCGTCCAGAACTGAAAACAGCTACCTGGTACAAGTAGCTAAGAAAGTAGAGGAGTTGAAAGGAGACCGCTTCTGTTATTGTGATACAGTCGGAGTGCTAACACCTGAAACAGCTTATGAGAATATAGGCGAGCTTAGAAAAGAAGTAAAAATAAAAATGGGAATACATTGTCACAACGACTTCGGCTTAGCCACCGCTAACACTATAGCCGCTCTTAAAGCAGGGGCTGATGAATTCCACAGCACCATCAACGGTCTGGGGGAGAGAGCTGGAAACGCGGCTACGGAAGAAATAGTGATGGCTTTAAAACAATTATATGGAGTAGAGCTAAACCTGAAATATAGTAAGTTATTCACTTTATCAAGAGAGATGGCTAATCTAACAGGCGTCACAGTTCAACCTAATAAAGCCATCGTAGGAGCTAACGCATTCACACATGAATCAGGCATACACACTGATGGAATGATGAAAGATACACGAATGTACGAGCCGTTTGATCCTGAAATAATAGGGCGTAAAAGAAAATATGTTATAGGTAAACATTCAGGTAAAAGCATAGTTAAAAACATGCTTAAAGAACTTGGAATAGAATTATCTGAAGACCAGCTTTTAATACTAGTAGATAAAGTTAAAACATTAGCTGAAAAAGATAAACTAGTCACAGAAGCGGATGTAGTAGCATTAGCCTATGATATCATAGGTTCACCTAGAAAAGAATTCGTGAAACTAGATGAGTTAACCGTGGTGACAGGTAACAAGATAACGCCTTTCGCAAGCGTCCACATATACGCTAACAATAAGAAATATATGGCTTCCGGAACAGGTGTAGGGCCGGTTGACGCGGCGATAAACGCTATTAAAAACGCTACAAACATGTTCACAGATATAAAACTCGAAAACTATGAAGTTAAATCTATAACAGGAGGCACAAACGCATTAGTAGACGTGGCGGTAACACTTAAAAAAGGTGAAGTGGAAAGAAAAGGTAGGGGAGTAAGCGAAGACATTATAGCAGCGAGTGTGCTCGCATACCTGTCAGCAGTTAACCAAATACTTATATTACCTGAAGAAACAGCCAAACAAATCAACAAACCCTAG